One Microplitis demolitor isolate Queensland-Clemson2020A chromosome 2, iyMicDemo2.1a, whole genome shotgun sequence DNA segment encodes these proteins:
- the LOC103575169 gene encoding uncharacterized protein LOC103575169, producing MNSKVIFLNIFCFIVLVSANPHEDISNEKNDECGDPSKFDYKLVCLPDGTEINFYQEGGVETQLYVEGYQDYSDCMDIYPSGTNEGSFTVNYNKCGVKFRKSIAEYNLTVLRPPHKINANTKTFVIQCNYPSKVDKASKDLTVVKNNKIIRRPASSMSVSPSHEMALMYNNKPVKQVEAGKLVIAKICIMPKVFRAMIKKCNISTNDNKEQKVVIVTQEDGCPAEPDFGPWVWNEETHCYQADFKTFKFRGRGNLKLDCEVHYCIEGQCRIPKCKQSASPCPNA from the exons ATGAATAGTaaagtgatatttttaaatattttttgttttattgtacTAGTGTCAGCAAACCCACATGAAGATATTTCTAATGAAAAGAATGATGAATGTGGAG acCCGTCAAAATTTGACTACAAACTAGTCTGTTTACCAGACGGTAcagaaataaacttttatcaagaaGGTGGCGTAGAAACTCAACTCTACGTCGAGGGGTATCAAGATTATTCAGATTGTATGGACATATATCCTAGTGGAACTAATGAAGGCAGTTTTACTGTCAACTACAATAAGTGTGGggttaaatttagaaaatcaaTTGCTGAATACAATCTTACTGTCTTACGTCCACCACATAAAATAAACGCTAACACTAAAACGTTCGTCATTCAATGCAACTATCCATCAAAAGTTGACAAAGCATCTAAAGATCTGACGGTAgttaaaaacaacaaaataatacgTCGTCCAGCATCATCTATGAGTGTCTCACCATCTCACGAAATGGCACTGATGTATAATAATAAGCCTGTTAAACAAGTAGAAGCTGGAAAATTAGTAATTGCTAAAATTTGTATCATGCCAAAAGTCTTCCGggcaatgataaaaaaatgcaacaTATCAACAAACGACAATAAAGAACAAAAAGTAGTGATTGTTACTCAAGAAGATGGATGTCCAGCTGAACCAGATTTTGGTCCGTGGGTATGGAACGAGGAAACTCACTGTTATCAAGCTGACTttaaaactttcaaatttCGAGGTCGTGGTAATCTCAAACTTGACTGTGAAGTTCACTATTGCATAGAGGGCCAATGTCGAATT cctAAATGTAAACAATCTGCAAGCCCATGCCCCAATgcataa
- the LOC103575171 gene encoding uncharacterized protein LOC103575171 encodes MINRTTSNRVFLKMFNKILLIALIASLYLYFEIDADSIDDKLQAQRLKLSQICTDAGFKFACVLDRTCVPSCAYYEVDAEKNNCQYINESTYDPDMVEHFQCTDPNYPVDDFAQCDGGSCGRIF; translated from the exons ATGATTAATCGTACTACGAGTAATCGGGTTTTTTTAAAGATGTTTAacaagattttattaattgcttTAATTGCTAGCTTGTATTTATACTTTGAG aTAGATGCAGACAGCATTGATGATAAACTACAGGCACAAAGGCTTAAATTATCACAAATATGCACAGACGCCGGATTTAAATTTGCTTGc gTTTTAGATAGAACTTGCGTTCCAAGTTGTGCTTACTATGAAGTAGatgctgaaaaaaataattgccaGTATATAAATGAATCTACATATGATCCTGATATGGTTGAGCACTTCCAGTGTACGGATCCAAATTATCCCGTTGATGACTTTGCA caATGCGATGGTGGATCATGTGGAAGAATATTCTga
- the LOC103575167 gene encoding G protein-coupled receptor kinase 1 isoform X2: MADLEAVLADVSYLMAMEKSKCTPAARASKKIVLPDPSVRSVMHKYLEKKSEVNFDKIFNQMLGYLLFKDFCETVSEEPVPQLRFYEEIKAYEKLECPEERRKLAREIYDNFIMKELLAHSHEYSTDAVSHVHKYLMKNEVPVNLFEPYIEEIFNHLRGEPFQKFLESEKYTRFCQWKNLELNIQLTMNDFSVHRIIGRGGFGEVYGCRKADTGKMYAMKCLDKKRIKMKQGETLALNERIMLSLVSTGVDCPFIVCMTYAFHTPDKLCFILDLMNGGDLHYHLSQHGVFNEPEMKFYAAEVILGLEHMHRRFIVYRDLKPANILLDEHGHVRISDLGLACDFSKKKPHASVGTHGYMAPEVLSKGTTYDSSADWFSFGCMMYKLLKGHSPFRQHKTKDKHEIDRMTLTTNVELPDTFSRELRSLLEGLLQRDVNSRLGCRGAGADELKEHPFFNGIDWQQVYMQKYTPPLIPPRGEVNAADAFDIGSFDEEDTKGIKLTDADQDLYKNFPLVISERWQAEVAETVFETINIEADKMENKKKAKQKQRFDADEKGSDCILHGYIKKLGGPFASAWQTRYAKLYPNRLELHPESTTKPELVFLDQVEEVSADLQHVKGEQCIVVRTRDAKIVLTNPDEISLKEWALSLRSAHKCSMEMLGNMARKAGKIYGTERDPVIPPMQRSTNGN; the protein is encoded by the exons TGTAAGGAGTGTTATGCATAAATATCTAGAGAAGAAAAGTGAAGTTaactttgataaaatatttaatcaaatgttag gttatcttttatttaaagactTTTGTGAGACTGTATCAGAGGAACCAGTTCCTCAGCTTAGGTTTTATGAAGAG ATAAAGGCGTATGAAAAACTAGAATGCCCAGAAGAAAGAAGAAAACTTGCACGAGAGATATACGACAACTTTATAATGAAAGAACTCCTGGCGCATTCACAT gAATACTCAACAGATGCTGTCTCTCATGTACACAAATATCTAATGAAGAACGAGGTGCCTGTTAATTTGTTTGAG ccaTACATCGaggaaattttcaatcatttaaGGGGCGAGCCGTTCCAAAAGTTCCTGGAGAg TGAAAAGTACACGCGTTTTTGCCAATGGAAAAATCTCGAGCTAAATATTCAG TTGACAATGAACGACTTCAGCGTGCATCGCATAATAGGAAGGGGCGGGTTCGGCGAGGTTTACGGATGCCGCAAGGCCGATACTGGAAAAATGTATGCGATGAAGTGTCTCGATAAAAAACGTATCAAGATGAAGCAGGGTGAGACACTTGCACTCAACGAGAGGATAATGTTATCTCTAGTCAGCACCGGg GTGGATTGTCCATTTATTGTCTGTATGACGTACGCCTTCCACACACCCGACAAATTGTGTTTCATCTTAGACCTGATGAATGGCGGTGATTTGCATTATCACTTGAGCCAACACGGTGTTTTCAATGAACCTGAGATGAAATTCTACGCCGCGGAAGTTATTCTTGGTCTCGAGCACATGCACCGACGATTTATTGTCTATCGAGATCTTAAACCAGCAAACATTTTGCTTGATGAACACGGACACGTTAGGATATCTGATCTTGGTCTTGCATGTGATTTTTCGAAGAAGAAACCGCACGCGAGtgt CGGTACCCATGGATATATGGCCCCCGAGGTGCTGTCAAAAGGAACAACATACGATTCTAGCGCTGATTGGTTTTCCTTTGGTTGCATGATGTACAAACTGCTAAAGGGTCACAGTCCGTTCAGGCAGCATAAGACTAAGGACAAACATGAAATTGATCGAATGACATTGACGACG aatgtCGAGTTGCCAGATACGTTTTCACGTGAATTACGTTCACTTTTGGAGGGTCTATTGCAACGCGATGTCAACAGCAGGCTCGGATGTCGCGGCGCTGGCGCTGATGAATTAAAAGAACATCCGTTTTTCAATGGAATTGATTGGCAGCAGGTTTATATGCAGAAATATACACCCCCGTTAATACCACCCAGGGGGGAAGTTAATGCTGCGGATGCATTTGACATCGGTTCGTTTGATGAAGAAGATACTAAAGGTATAAAATTAACAGACGCTGATCAAGatctttacaaaaatttcccACTCGTCATTTCCGAAAGATGGCAAGCTGAAGTCGCTGAGACTGTTTTCGAAACAATCAACATTGAAGCTGACAAG atggaaaataaaaagaaagctAAACAAAAGCAACGATTTGATGCTGATGAaaaag GGTCTGATTGTATACTCCATGGTTACATTAAAAAACTTGGTGGTCCATTTGCTAGTGCATGGCAAACACGTTATGCCAAATTATACCCTAATAGACTAGAATTACATCCAGAATCAACAACAAAGCCCGAGCTCGTCTTCCTAGATCAAGTAGAAGAAGTAAGTGCTGATTTACAGCATGTTAAAGGGGAACAGTGTATTGTCGTACGTACTCGTGATGCTAAAATAGTCCTCACTAATCCC GATGAAATCAGTTTGAAAGAATGGGCACTGTCGTTAAGATCAGCGCACAAATGTTCCATGGAGATGTTAGGTAATATGGCGCGAAAAGCTGGAAAAATATATGGCACAGAACGTGATCCAGTGATTCCACCGATGCAGCGGTCAACAAATGGCAACTAG
- the LOC103575167 gene encoding G protein-coupled receptor kinase 1 isoform X1, which yields MADLEAVLADVSYLMAMEKSKCTPAARASKKIVLPDPSVRSVMHKYLEKKSEVNFDKIFNQMLGYLLFKDFCETVSEEPVPQLRFYEEIKAYEKLECPEERRKLAREIYDNFIMKELLAHSHEYSTDAVSHVHKYLMKNEVPVNLFEPYIEEIFNHLRGEPFQKFLESEKYTRFCQWKNLELNIQLTMNDFSVHRIIGRGGFGEVYGCRKADTGKMYAMKCLDKKRIKMKQGETLALNERIMLSLVSTGQYFQVDCPFIVCMTYAFHTPDKLCFILDLMNGGDLHYHLSQHGVFNEPEMKFYAAEVILGLEHMHRRFIVYRDLKPANILLDEHGHVRISDLGLACDFSKKKPHASVGTHGYMAPEVLSKGTTYDSSADWFSFGCMMYKLLKGHSPFRQHKTKDKHEIDRMTLTTNVELPDTFSRELRSLLEGLLQRDVNSRLGCRGAGADELKEHPFFNGIDWQQVYMQKYTPPLIPPRGEVNAADAFDIGSFDEEDTKGIKLTDADQDLYKNFPLVISERWQAEVAETVFETINIEADKMENKKKAKQKQRFDADEKGSDCILHGYIKKLGGPFASAWQTRYAKLYPNRLELHPESTTKPELVFLDQVEEVSADLQHVKGEQCIVVRTRDAKIVLTNPDEISLKEWALSLRSAHKCSMEMLGNMARKAGKIYGTERDPVIPPMQRSTNGN from the exons TGTAAGGAGTGTTATGCATAAATATCTAGAGAAGAAAAGTGAAGTTaactttgataaaatatttaatcaaatgttag gttatcttttatttaaagactTTTGTGAGACTGTATCAGAGGAACCAGTTCCTCAGCTTAGGTTTTATGAAGAG ATAAAGGCGTATGAAAAACTAGAATGCCCAGAAGAAAGAAGAAAACTTGCACGAGAGATATACGACAACTTTATAATGAAAGAACTCCTGGCGCATTCACAT gAATACTCAACAGATGCTGTCTCTCATGTACACAAATATCTAATGAAGAACGAGGTGCCTGTTAATTTGTTTGAG ccaTACATCGaggaaattttcaatcatttaaGGGGCGAGCCGTTCCAAAAGTTCCTGGAGAg TGAAAAGTACACGCGTTTTTGCCAATGGAAAAATCTCGAGCTAAATATTCAG TTGACAATGAACGACTTCAGCGTGCATCGCATAATAGGAAGGGGCGGGTTCGGCGAGGTTTACGGATGCCGCAAGGCCGATACTGGAAAAATGTATGCGATGAAGTGTCTCGATAAAAAACGTATCAAGATGAAGCAGGGTGAGACACTTGCACTCAACGAGAGGATAATGTTATCTCTAGTCAGCACCGGg CAATACTTCCAGGTGGATTGTCCATTTATTGTCTGTATGACGTACGCCTTCCACACACCCGACAAATTGTGTTTCATCTTAGACCTGATGAATGGCGGTGATTTGCATTATCACTTGAGCCAACACGGTGTTTTCAATGAACCTGAGATGAAATTCTACGCCGCGGAAGTTATTCTTGGTCTCGAGCACATGCACCGACGATTTATTGTCTATCGAGATCTTAAACCAGCAAACATTTTGCTTGATGAACACGGACACGTTAGGATATCTGATCTTGGTCTTGCATGTGATTTTTCGAAGAAGAAACCGCACGCGAGtgt CGGTACCCATGGATATATGGCCCCCGAGGTGCTGTCAAAAGGAACAACATACGATTCTAGCGCTGATTGGTTTTCCTTTGGTTGCATGATGTACAAACTGCTAAAGGGTCACAGTCCGTTCAGGCAGCATAAGACTAAGGACAAACATGAAATTGATCGAATGACATTGACGACG aatgtCGAGTTGCCAGATACGTTTTCACGTGAATTACGTTCACTTTTGGAGGGTCTATTGCAACGCGATGTCAACAGCAGGCTCGGATGTCGCGGCGCTGGCGCTGATGAATTAAAAGAACATCCGTTTTTCAATGGAATTGATTGGCAGCAGGTTTATATGCAGAAATATACACCCCCGTTAATACCACCCAGGGGGGAAGTTAATGCTGCGGATGCATTTGACATCGGTTCGTTTGATGAAGAAGATACTAAAGGTATAAAATTAACAGACGCTGATCAAGatctttacaaaaatttcccACTCGTCATTTCCGAAAGATGGCAAGCTGAAGTCGCTGAGACTGTTTTCGAAACAATCAACATTGAAGCTGACAAG atggaaaataaaaagaaagctAAACAAAAGCAACGATTTGATGCTGATGAaaaag GGTCTGATTGTATACTCCATGGTTACATTAAAAAACTTGGTGGTCCATTTGCTAGTGCATGGCAAACACGTTATGCCAAATTATACCCTAATAGACTAGAATTACATCCAGAATCAACAACAAAGCCCGAGCTCGTCTTCCTAGATCAAGTAGAAGAAGTAAGTGCTGATTTACAGCATGTTAAAGGGGAACAGTGTATTGTCGTACGTACTCGTGATGCTAAAATAGTCCTCACTAATCCC GATGAAATCAGTTTGAAAGAATGGGCACTGTCGTTAAGATCAGCGCACAAATGTTCCATGGAGATGTTAGGTAATATGGCGCGAAAAGCTGGAAAAATATATGGCACAGAACGTGATCCAGTGATTCCACCGATGCAGCGGTCAACAAATGGCAACTAG